A stretch of DNA from Bdellovibrionota bacterium:
AGGATCTTGAAACCCTGCTCGCCGCCGCCCAAGCCACTCGCGATGAGCCCGATATTCAGTTCGTGATCGTGGGAGATGGCGCGCGAAAAAACCATTTCGAAGCGCAAGCGAAACGGATGGAACTCGGCAATGTTCGGTTTCTCCCCTACCAGCCCGGCGACCACCTCGCGGAATCCTTAAGCGCCGCGGACCTTCATTACGTATCGCTCGATCCGAAGCTCACCGGATATATCGTCCCGAGCAAGATCTACGGCATTCTGGCCGTCGCCCGCCCGGTCCTGGCCAATGTGCAGCCGGGGAGCGAGGTGGACCGGATCGTTCGATCCGCCGGATGCGGTGTTGTCTGTCCACCCGATGCCGACGAAATCGCAAAAGCGATTCGCCAGCTCCGCGCGGATCCGCACAACCTCAAACGGATCGGCCAGAAGGGACGGGAGTGGATCGAGGAAAACGGCGGACGAAAACGCGCTACGGAACGTTACCACGCGCTTCTGGCCGCCTTGTTGAAAGAACCCCCCAGCGGATCCATCAAGGACGTGCCCGTTTGACCAACTCTTGGATCCCGTTCAACGTGTCGTCGGCAACCCGATCCCAGCAATACTTCGCTAGAACCAGACTCCGGTTCTTTTCTCCGATGGCCTGACGATCGCCCGCAGACATTTGAGACACTTTTTCCAAGGACTCGATTAATCCGGTTAAATCATCTTTTTCGAACGTGAAGACCTGCGCCTGCTGTGCAAGATCGGGAATGACTCCCACGCGAGCGGCCACGATGGTGAGCGCAGATGCCATGCCCTCCAAAACCACCGTGGGAAATCCTTCGGCCCGGCTTGGGAGAACGAGGGCGTCGACCTGTGAGTAGACGCTCCGAAGGGCCCTTTCTTCGCGAATTTCGCCGAGGAAACGAACGTTCCTGAGGCTCGACTTTTCTTGAACGGGATGATGACCCACCACACAAAACTCGGCCGTCGGAATCTTGATCGCCGCGCGTAGAAACAGATCGAGCCCTTTTCTCGGTTCGTCGCGCCCCACAAAAAGAAACCGAAACGTCGAACGTGGAATGCCCCGGTCGGAAGATCCTGATACGGGCGACAAGAAAGCGGGAGATACGGCATTCCCGAGTCGAAGAAGGACTTCGGCCCGAACCCCGATCTCCTGAACAAGGATGCGATCGAAAAACTCACCAAAACTTACAATCCCGTCGGCACGCAAAAGCAGTTGCGTGAACGCTCTGCGCAGGGGAAGGAGCTGTAAACGGGAAAGGATTCCGGATCCAAGTTGAAAGCTCTCCAGGCCATGTGGATGGACGATCAAAGGACACTTTGGCTCTTTCAGGGACATGGCCGTCAGACCATGGGCGAAGATCACGTCATAGGTTCCATCCGCAAGACGTGCTCCAATTTCTTCCGAAAACCTTCTATTTTCTCTGACGTAATGTCCGGGGAAGGCGGCACTGCCGGGCCAAGAAATCCATTGAACGCCCGCGATCTCCGGGTGTCCCGAGGCGGGCGCCGACGCGAATACGTCTATAAGTGCATCGCGCTCCCGGAGAGTTTCCATATGGAACCGCGCATACTTCGCCATCCCCCCCATCTGGAGAGGGAACAGGGCGTCTGTCAGGTAGGCGATGCGCACAACTCATTGCCACTCCTACCTGACCTTGGTTTATTGTGGAAATATGCCCCGCGTTAGGAAAATTCACGTCGAACCGATTCAAGCTACACTGTAGTCGATGAGAACCATTCTCTACGGTTCGCCGTTTAATCATTCCGTGAGCGGTGCGGATGAAAGCTTGCTCACGTTACTCAAATTTCTTTCGAAAGAACATTGGCGCCCCGTCGTCGTCACGCCTTGGCGATCCGCGTATGCCGAAAAATACAGGGCGCTGGGTGCGCAGGTGATTCGGTTTCCCATGTTACGAATCATCCGGACCTTTAATCCCCTCTACTGGATCCTCTTCTTGGTTTGGTTTCCGATTGAAGTGGGCCTTTTCGTCTTTTCGATTCTCCGCGTCCATGCCGACATCGTGCACTCCAATATGGATTCCCTGATTTCTCCCTTGGTCGCCGCGAGAATTATCGGTGTTCCCGCAGTCCTCCACTATCGGGCGAAAACCGTGGATGAACCGAAGTGGTTTTTTGATCGTTTCCTTCCGCTCCTTGTCGCTCTCAGCCATCGCATCGTGGCCATCAGCCGCGCGACCGCCCGACCGTTTTTCAAAAGAGATCTCGGTGCGAAAGTTCAGGTTTGCTACAACGGTCTCGATTTGGGCCGTTTTCGAAATGTCTCAAATACGCGCCTTATCGAATTGTTTCCGGAATTGTCGAAACGGCGGATCGTGTTGTTCGTCGGGCGACTGGATCCGCAGAAGCGCCTGGAGGATCTGATCCAAGCCGCTCATGAAATCGTATCGGTCCGTAAAGACATTACGTTCGTCATTGCCGGAGGAGATCCCAACGTTTCCCTGGAAACAGATCACAAACTCCATTTGGAGCAGGAAATCGCTCGCCTGGGACTTGGAGCGCATTTTCTTTTCTTGGGTCGAAGAAGCGACGTTCCTGATCTCCTGGCCTCGAGTCACTGCTTTGTCTTCCCGGCGGAGAATGAAGGGTTCGGTCGGGCGGTCATCGAGGCGATGGCGTCAGGAATCCCGGTTATTGCCGCCAACTCAGGAGGCCCTCCCGAATTGCTCGAAGACGGGAAGCTCGGGTTTCTCGTTCCCCCGCGCGACCCCGCGGCTCTCGCTTCGGGCATACTTCGTGCGCT
This window harbors:
- a CDS encoding glycosyltransferase family 4 protein: MRIAYLTDALFPLQMGGMAKYARFHMETLRERDALIDVFASAPASGHPEIAGVQWISWPGSAAFPGHYVRENRRFSEEIGARLADGTYDVIFAHGLTAMSLKEPKCPLIVHPHGLESFQLGSGILSRLQLLPLRRAFTQLLLRADGIVSFGEFFDRILVQEIGVRAEVLLRLGNAVSPAFLSPVSGSSDRGIPRSTFRFLFVGRDEPRKGLDLFLRAAIKIPTAEFCVVGHHPVQEKSSLRNVRFLGEIREERALRSVYSQVDALVLPSRAEGFPTVVLEGMASALTIVAARVGVIPDLAQQAQVFTFEKDDLTGLIESLEKVSQMSAGDRQAIGEKNRSLVLAKYCWDRVADDTLNGIQELVKRARP
- a CDS encoding glycosyltransferase family 4 protein, with product MRTILYGSPFNHSVSGADESLLTLLKFLSKEHWRPVVVTPWRSAYAEKYRALGAQVIRFPMLRIIRTFNPLYWILFLVWFPIEVGLFVFSILRVHADIVHSNMDSLISPLVAARIIGVPAVLHYRAKTVDEPKWFFDRFLPLLVALSHRIVAISRATARPFFKRDLGAKVQVCYNGLDLGRFRNVSNTRLIELFPELSKRRIVLFVGRLDPQKRLEDLIQAAHEIVSVRKDITFVIAGGDPNVSLETDHKLHLEQEIARLGLGAHFLFLGRRSDVPDLLASSHCFVFPAENEGFGRAVIEAMASGIPVIAANSGGPPELLEDGKLGFLVPPRDPAALASGILRALESKEARKVALAAKESAFKKFSAEQHANQITAVYQDMLGAGHPLHEKVT